A portion of the Cryptomeria japonica chromosome 5, Sugi_1.0, whole genome shotgun sequence genome contains these proteins:
- the LOC131028497 gene encoding ubiquitin-conjugating enzyme E2 27-like, protein MVDTKRVQRELTQIEKDKNLTGVSIKVFEENDMSHLCGTIAGPMDSPYEQGSLQIDIRLPEGYPFEPPKMQFITKVWHPNISSQKGAICLDILKNEWSPALTLKTTLISFQALLSTPEPNDPQDAMVAQQYLNDYPKFLVTARHWTQSFAKRRVLGMEEKVSKLVEMGFDEDAARYALEQHKGDENMALEKLCSG, encoded by the coding sequence ATGGTGGACACCAAACGCGTACAGAGGGAATTGACCCAAATAGAGAAAGATAAGAATTTAACAGGAGTAAGCATTAAAGTTTTTGAGGAGAATGATATGTCACATCTGTGTGGAACAATTGCAGGCCCCATGGACAGCCCTTACGAACAGGGCTCCTTACAGATTGACATTCGTTTGCCAGAAGGGTATCCATTTGAGCCACCAAAGATGCAATTTATAACAAAAGTTTGGCATCCCAATATCAGTAGCCAGAAAGGTGCAATATGCCTGGATATCTTAAAAAACGAGTGGAGCCCAGCTCTAACCTTGAAAACCACATTAATTTCTTTTCAAGCTTTGCTTTCAACACCTGAGCCTAATGATCCTCAGGATGCCATGGTGGCACAGCAATACTTGAATGATTATCCAAAATTCTTGGTCACTGCACGTCATTGGACACaatcttttgcaaaaaggagagtACTAGGAATGGAAGAAAAGGTATCGAAGTTGGTTGAAATGGGTTTTGATGAAGATGCAGCCAGATATGCTTTAGAGCAACACAAAGGAGATGAAAATATGGCACTTGAGAAGCTATGCAGCGGCTAA